The following proteins are encoded in a genomic region of Cryptomeria japonica chromosome 11, Sugi_1.0, whole genome shotgun sequence:
- the LOC131069462 gene encoding classical arabinogalactan protein 9-like, whose protein sequence is MGELAPKSVQSIVSLPPSASTPPPSIPVLEQVVPHVSSSSGIEANPAPSNRPLRPPRTVQPPMMPIVPTTAPSVAKGKALILSKSMTWPPFELPIMADIPRPSHYEKMKRSSRVSLS, encoded by the coding sequence ATGGGGGAGTTGGCCCCTAAATCTGTGCAGTCTATTGTTTCATTGCCACCTTCTGCATCAACCCCTCCTCCATCGATTCCGGTCTTGGAGCAGGTTGTGCCTCATGTATCCTCATCATCAGGGATTGAGGCTAACCCTGCTCCCTCGAATAGACCTCTACGTCCACCTAGGACCGTGCAACCTCCAATGATGCCTATTGTTCCTACGACTGCACCCAGTGTAGCCAAGGGAAAGGCACTCATATTGTCAAAGTCCATGACCTGGCCTCCCTTCGAGCTCCCGATCATGGCTGATATTCCTCGACCCTCTCATTATGAAAAAATGAAGCGCTCTTCTCGTGTCTCTTTGTCATAG
- the LOC131069466 gene encoding uncharacterized protein LOC131069466 isoform X2 has product MVMGRLMTPQEKSPLKEDEELWNRLNKRSRCLSDSSSNDENKKRKKEDMKLLDEGMQAVASSLTQLTNALTTATADAAVEEHEEMKMGEEALSLSLKEVISVAVSPSPSSKGNTRDHQHQVAKALASSPNPKKNAENLGDNLNVAKSLAYKAKLLQRQMTSLKADLCFVRERCAFLEEENSRLRDRDRVGDGVRPEEDDLVRLQLEVLLAEKGRLAQENANLTRENEYLHQLVEYHQLTCQEDIIGMCSDFSSVSPPVKRIRENGGSSRLHLDDNGVLE; this is encoded by the exons ATGGTGATG GGCCGTTTGATGACTCCTCAGGAAAAGAGCCCATTGAAAGAGGATGAGGAGCTGTGGAATAGATTGAACAAGAGGAGCAGATGTCTTTCAGATTCGTCATCAAAT GATgaaaacaagaagaggaagaaggaggatATGAAGTTGTTGGATGAGGGAATGCAGGCTGTGGCCTCTTCTCTAACTCAGCTCACCAACGCTCTTACCACTGCAACTGCTGATGCTGCTGTGGAG GAACATGAAGAAATGAAAATGGGAGAAGAAGCGCTATCATTATCATTAAAAGAGGTGATTTCTGTTGCAGTTTCCCCTAGCCCAAGCTCCAAGGGAAATACGAGAGATCATCAACAC CAGGTGGCGAAGGCCCTAGCTAGCAGCCCAAACCCTAAGAAGAATGCCGAGAATCTGGGAGATAATCTAAAT GTGGCGAAGTCCTTGGCTTACAAAGCCAAACTCCTTCAACGGCAGATGACATCCTTGAAAGCGGATCTGTGCTTTGTGAGAGAGCGCTGCGCTTTTCTTGAAGAGGAGAACTCACGGTTGAGGGATAGGGATAGGGTTGGTGATGGTGTGAGGCCTGAAGAAGATGATCTG GTGAGGCTGCAGCTGGAAGTTCTTCTGGCAGAGAAAGGTCGCTTGGCTCAGGAGAATGCAAACCTGACAAGAGAGAATGAATATCTTCATCAATTAGTGGAATATCATCAGCTAACATGTCAGGAGGATATCATTGGCATGTGTTCAGATTTCTCCTCCGTTTCTCCTCCTGTGAAAAGGATCAGAGAAAATGGAGGATCCTCTCGCCTCCATTTAGATGATAATGGCGTTTTGGAATGA
- the LOC131069466 gene encoding uncharacterized protein LOC131069466 isoform X4, producing MVMGRLMTPQEKSPLKEDEELWNRLNKRSRCLSDSSSNDENKKRKKEDMKLLDEGMQAVASSLTQLTNALTTATADAAVEEHEEMKMGEEALSLSLKEVISVAVSPSPSSKGNTRDHQHVAKALASSPNPKKNAENLGDNLNVAKSLAYKAKLLQRQMTSLKADLCFVRERCAFLEEENSRLRDRDRVGDGVRPEEDDLVRLQLEVLLAEKGRLAQENANLTRENEYLHQLVEYHQLTCQEDIIGMCSDFSSVSPPVKRIRENGGSSRLHLDDNGVLE from the exons ATGGTGATG GGCCGTTTGATGACTCCTCAGGAAAAGAGCCCATTGAAAGAGGATGAGGAGCTGTGGAATAGATTGAACAAGAGGAGCAGATGTCTTTCAGATTCGTCATCAAAT GATgaaaacaagaagaggaagaaggaggatATGAAGTTGTTGGATGAGGGAATGCAGGCTGTGGCCTCTTCTCTAACTCAGCTCACCAACGCTCTTACCACTGCAACTGCTGATGCTGCTGTGGAG GAACATGAAGAAATGAAAATGGGAGAAGAAGCGCTATCATTATCATTAAAAGAGGTGATTTCTGTTGCAGTTTCCCCTAGCCCAAGCTCCAAGGGAAATACGAGAGATCATCAACAC GTGGCGAAGGCCCTAGCTAGCAGCCCAAACCCTAAGAAGAATGCCGAGAATCTGGGAGATAATCTAAAT GTGGCGAAGTCCTTGGCTTACAAAGCCAAACTCCTTCAACGGCAGATGACATCCTTGAAAGCGGATCTGTGCTTTGTGAGAGAGCGCTGCGCTTTTCTTGAAGAGGAGAACTCACGGTTGAGGGATAGGGATAGGGTTGGTGATGGTGTGAGGCCTGAAGAAGATGATCTG GTGAGGCTGCAGCTGGAAGTTCTTCTGGCAGAGAAAGGTCGCTTGGCTCAGGAGAATGCAAACCTGACAAGAGAGAATGAATATCTTCATCAATTAGTGGAATATCATCAGCTAACATGTCAGGAGGATATCATTGGCATGTGTTCAGATTTCTCCTCCGTTTCTCCTCCTGTGAAAAGGATCAGAGAAAATGGAGGATCCTCTCGCCTCCATTTAGATGATAATGGCGTTTTGGAATGA
- the LOC131069466 gene encoding uncharacterized protein LOC131069466 isoform X3: MVMGRLMTPQEKSPLKEDEELWNRLNKRSRCLSDSSSNDENKKRKKEDMKLLDEGMQAVASSLTQLTNALTTATADAAVEQEHEEMKMGEEALSLSLKEVISVAVSPSPSSKGNTRDHQHVAKALASSPNPKKNAENLGDNLNVAKSLAYKAKLLQRQMTSLKADLCFVRERCAFLEEENSRLRDRDRVGDGVRPEEDDLVRLQLEVLLAEKGRLAQENANLTRENEYLHQLVEYHQLTCQEDIIGMCSDFSSVSPPVKRIRENGGSSRLHLDDNGVLE; encoded by the exons ATGGTGATG GGCCGTTTGATGACTCCTCAGGAAAAGAGCCCATTGAAAGAGGATGAGGAGCTGTGGAATAGATTGAACAAGAGGAGCAGATGTCTTTCAGATTCGTCATCAAAT GATgaaaacaagaagaggaagaaggaggatATGAAGTTGTTGGATGAGGGAATGCAGGCTGTGGCCTCTTCTCTAACTCAGCTCACCAACGCTCTTACCACTGCAACTGCTGATGCTGCTGTGGAG CAGGAACATGAAGAAATGAAAATGGGAGAAGAAGCGCTATCATTATCATTAAAAGAGGTGATTTCTGTTGCAGTTTCCCCTAGCCCAAGCTCCAAGGGAAATACGAGAGATCATCAACAC GTGGCGAAGGCCCTAGCTAGCAGCCCAAACCCTAAGAAGAATGCCGAGAATCTGGGAGATAATCTAAAT GTGGCGAAGTCCTTGGCTTACAAAGCCAAACTCCTTCAACGGCAGATGACATCCTTGAAAGCGGATCTGTGCTTTGTGAGAGAGCGCTGCGCTTTTCTTGAAGAGGAGAACTCACGGTTGAGGGATAGGGATAGGGTTGGTGATGGTGTGAGGCCTGAAGAAGATGATCTG GTGAGGCTGCAGCTGGAAGTTCTTCTGGCAGAGAAAGGTCGCTTGGCTCAGGAGAATGCAAACCTGACAAGAGAGAATGAATATCTTCATCAATTAGTGGAATATCATCAGCTAACATGTCAGGAGGATATCATTGGCATGTGTTCAGATTTCTCCTCCGTTTCTCCTCCTGTGAAAAGGATCAGAGAAAATGGAGGATCCTCTCGCCTCCATTTAGATGATAATGGCGTTTTGGAATGA
- the LOC131069466 gene encoding uncharacterized protein LOC131069466 isoform X5, producing the protein MVMGRLMTPQEKSPLKEDEELWNRLNKRSRCLSDSSSNDENKKRKKEDMKLLDEGMQAVASSLTQLTNALTTATADAAVEQEHEEMKMGEEALSLSLKEVISVAVSPSPSSKGNTRDHQHVAKSLAYKAKLLQRQMTSLKADLCFVRERCAFLEEENSRLRDRDRVGDGVRPEEDDLVRLQLEVLLAEKGRLAQENANLTRENEYLHQLVEYHQLTCQEDIIGMCSDFSSVSPPVKRIRENGGSSRLHLDDNGVLE; encoded by the exons ATGGTGATG GGCCGTTTGATGACTCCTCAGGAAAAGAGCCCATTGAAAGAGGATGAGGAGCTGTGGAATAGATTGAACAAGAGGAGCAGATGTCTTTCAGATTCGTCATCAAAT GATgaaaacaagaagaggaagaaggaggatATGAAGTTGTTGGATGAGGGAATGCAGGCTGTGGCCTCTTCTCTAACTCAGCTCACCAACGCTCTTACCACTGCAACTGCTGATGCTGCTGTGGAG CAGGAACATGAAGAAATGAAAATGGGAGAAGAAGCGCTATCATTATCATTAAAAGAGGTGATTTCTGTTGCAGTTTCCCCTAGCCCAAGCTCCAAGGGAAATACGAGAGATCATCAACAC GTGGCGAAGTCCTTGGCTTACAAAGCCAAACTCCTTCAACGGCAGATGACATCCTTGAAAGCGGATCTGTGCTTTGTGAGAGAGCGCTGCGCTTTTCTTGAAGAGGAGAACTCACGGTTGAGGGATAGGGATAGGGTTGGTGATGGTGTGAGGCCTGAAGAAGATGATCTG GTGAGGCTGCAGCTGGAAGTTCTTCTGGCAGAGAAAGGTCGCTTGGCTCAGGAGAATGCAAACCTGACAAGAGAGAATGAATATCTTCATCAATTAGTGGAATATCATCAGCTAACATGTCAGGAGGATATCATTGGCATGTGTTCAGATTTCTCCTCCGTTTCTCCTCCTGTGAAAAGGATCAGAGAAAATGGAGGATCCTCTCGCCTCCATTTAGATGATAATGGCGTTTTGGAATGA
- the LOC131069466 gene encoding uncharacterized protein LOC131069466 isoform X1, producing MVMGRLMTPQEKSPLKEDEELWNRLNKRSRCLSDSSSNDENKKRKKEDMKLLDEGMQAVASSLTQLTNALTTATADAAVEQEHEEMKMGEEALSLSLKEVISVAVSPSPSSKGNTRDHQHQVAKALASSPNPKKNAENLGDNLNVAKSLAYKAKLLQRQMTSLKADLCFVRERCAFLEEENSRLRDRDRVGDGVRPEEDDLVRLQLEVLLAEKGRLAQENANLTRENEYLHQLVEYHQLTCQEDIIGMCSDFSSVSPPVKRIRENGGSSRLHLDDNGVLE from the exons ATGGTGATG GGCCGTTTGATGACTCCTCAGGAAAAGAGCCCATTGAAAGAGGATGAGGAGCTGTGGAATAGATTGAACAAGAGGAGCAGATGTCTTTCAGATTCGTCATCAAAT GATgaaaacaagaagaggaagaaggaggatATGAAGTTGTTGGATGAGGGAATGCAGGCTGTGGCCTCTTCTCTAACTCAGCTCACCAACGCTCTTACCACTGCAACTGCTGATGCTGCTGTGGAG CAGGAACATGAAGAAATGAAAATGGGAGAAGAAGCGCTATCATTATCATTAAAAGAGGTGATTTCTGTTGCAGTTTCCCCTAGCCCAAGCTCCAAGGGAAATACGAGAGATCATCAACAC CAGGTGGCGAAGGCCCTAGCTAGCAGCCCAAACCCTAAGAAGAATGCCGAGAATCTGGGAGATAATCTAAAT GTGGCGAAGTCCTTGGCTTACAAAGCCAAACTCCTTCAACGGCAGATGACATCCTTGAAAGCGGATCTGTGCTTTGTGAGAGAGCGCTGCGCTTTTCTTGAAGAGGAGAACTCACGGTTGAGGGATAGGGATAGGGTTGGTGATGGTGTGAGGCCTGAAGAAGATGATCTG GTGAGGCTGCAGCTGGAAGTTCTTCTGGCAGAGAAAGGTCGCTTGGCTCAGGAGAATGCAAACCTGACAAGAGAGAATGAATATCTTCATCAATTAGTGGAATATCATCAGCTAACATGTCAGGAGGATATCATTGGCATGTGTTCAGATTTCTCCTCCGTTTCTCCTCCTGTGAAAAGGATCAGAGAAAATGGAGGATCCTCTCGCCTCCATTTAGATGATAATGGCGTTTTGGAATGA